A single region of the Paraburkholderia megapolitana genome encodes:
- a CDS encoding DUF3592 domain-containing protein, which produces MLKAIIALVIGIGLLIAAAVSVQSTREFLQTSIVVPGRVVRLNAGGYHPQIEFVTKAGESVSYPQGGITTRMNVGDQPEVRYLPDNPIPTATITTFEAIWGNTIFFTVLGIGFLVSGLVTLPWRK; this is translated from the coding sequence ATGCTAAAAGCGATCATTGCTCTCGTCATCGGGATCGGCCTGCTGATCGCGGCGGCGGTTAGTGTGCAGTCAACACGTGAATTCCTGCAAACGTCGATCGTTGTGCCGGGGCGCGTGGTCAGGCTGAATGCCGGCGGTTATCACCCGCAGATCGAATTTGTCACAAAGGCGGGCGAATCGGTTTCATATCCGCAGGGTGGAATCACGACGCGCATGAACGTGGGCGATCAACCTGAAGTCCGGTATTTACCCGATAATCCAATTCCCACGGCGACGATAACGACGTTCGAAGCCATCTGGGGTAATACGATCTTTTTCACGGTGCTGGGCATCGGTTTTCTTGTGAGTGGGTTAGTGACCCTGCCGTGGCGAAAATAA
- a CDS encoding lipocalin-like domain-containing protein, producing MSERDSKLHGSWRLISFETELQDSNERSQPWGTDPNGYLMFGADGRMMVLVTAMAREPGNTDEKLLALFRTLMAYTGRYRIDGDRFITKIDASSNEAWNGSEQERFYKLDGDTLEVSTAWMPNPLVSGNPTGRATLRFRRE from the coding sequence ATGTCTGAGCGCGACAGCAAACTCCACGGTAGCTGGCGGTTGATTTCTTTCGAAACTGAACTTCAGGATTCGAACGAGCGCAGTCAACCGTGGGGCACCGACCCCAATGGCTACCTTATGTTTGGCGCCGACGGGCGAATGATGGTGCTCGTTACCGCAATGGCGCGCGAGCCAGGGAATACGGATGAGAAACTGCTGGCGCTTTTCCGTACCTTGATGGCCTACACCGGACGGTATCGGATAGACGGGGATAGGTTCATCACGAAGATTGACGCATCTTCGAATGAAGCCTGGAACGGGAGCGAGCAGGAACGCTTCTACAAGCTCGATGGAGACACGCTCGAGGTCTCTACGGCCTGGATGCCGAATCCGTTGGTGTCGGGAAATCCAACAGGAAGGGCTACTCTGCGTTTTAGACGTGAGTGA
- a CDS encoding SDR family NAD(P)-dependent oxidoreductase: MNPVYDFKGKVALVTGASSGMGLATARAFAEAGAAVALVDINADKLSAATEELTKLGHTAIGIVCDVADELQAEAAVERTVAEFGRLDMVYNNAGILGPMCEMSDETVDAYDQTQEVNLRGVWTFMKHELRQMKKQGSGAIVNCSSLGGLVGLPGRAAYHASKHGVIGLTKSAALDVAALGIRVNAICPGCIDTPMSDGIDPEATKIFLKDQPIGRAGRPEEVAAAVLWLCSPGANLIVGVALPVDGAFVAH; this comes from the coding sequence ATGAATCCGGTCTACGATTTCAAGGGCAAGGTCGCGCTCGTGACGGGCGCGAGTTCGGGAATGGGTCTGGCGACTGCCAGGGCGTTCGCTGAAGCGGGTGCGGCTGTCGCCCTGGTCGATATAAATGCCGATAAATTGAGCGCCGCGACCGAAGAACTCACGAAGCTTGGTCACACGGCAATCGGGATCGTTTGCGACGTGGCCGACGAGTTGCAGGCAGAAGCCGCAGTCGAGCGCACGGTTGCGGAGTTTGGCCGACTCGACATGGTCTATAACAACGCTGGCATTCTTGGCCCCATGTGCGAGATGTCCGACGAAACGGTCGACGCATACGACCAGACGCAGGAGGTCAACCTGCGCGGCGTCTGGACGTTCATGAAGCATGAGCTACGCCAGATGAAGAAACAGGGTAGCGGCGCGATCGTAAATTGTTCATCGCTGGGTGGTCTGGTCGGGCTGCCAGGACGTGCGGCATACCACGCGAGCAAGCATGGAGTGATTGGGCTTACCAAGAGCGCCGCCCTGGACGTTGCCGCGCTAGGTATACGAGTGAATGCGATATGCCCGGGTTGCATCGACACCCCAATGAGTGACGGGATCGATCCCGAGGCGACGAAGATATTTCTCAAGGATCAGCCGATTGGCCGTGCGGGCAGGCCCGAGGAGGTCGCCGCAGCTGTACTCTGGTTGTGCAGTCCTGGCGCTAATTTGATTGTCGGTGTAGCGTTGCCGGTTGATGGCGCCTTTGTCGCGCATTGA
- a CDS encoding (R)-mandelonitrile lyase has translation MELKRPGSQASVRGPAQWFTGTVRIDPLNAPPPPARVSCASVTFEPGARSNWHTHPLGQTLLVTAGCGWTQCEGEAIVEIRAGDVIWCPPGHKHWHGASPTTSMTHIAIQEALEGKNVEWMERVTDEQYFAGLQGEQS, from the coding sequence ATGGAATTGAAGAGACCCGGTTCGCAGGCATCAGTCAGAGGCCCCGCTCAGTGGTTCACGGGCACGGTGCGCATCGATCCTTTAAACGCACCGCCGCCGCCCGCCCGCGTTTCATGCGCAAGTGTGACCTTCGAACCGGGCGCGCGGTCGAACTGGCACACCCACCCGCTGGGCCAAACACTGCTTGTCACAGCCGGCTGTGGCTGGACGCAGTGCGAGGGCGAAGCGATTGTGGAAATACGGGCCGGCGATGTGATCTGGTGTCCGCCAGGCCACAAGCACTGGCATGGCGCATCACCCACGACCTCGATGACGCACATTGCCATCCAGGAAGCCCTGGAAGGGAAGAACGTGGAGTGGATGGAACGCGTTACCGACGAACAATATTTCGCCGGGCTTCAAGGAGAGCAATCATGA
- a CDS encoding carboxymuconolactone decarboxylase family protein → MSSKLTAARQSFGAVAPKLAELSDEILFGDIWERPQLSRRDRSLVTCAALVAQGKTEQMSFHFPRAIENGVTHAELVELVTHLAFYAGWPNAMSAVTKLNELFPAPNI, encoded by the coding sequence ATGTCAAGCAAACTAACTGCAGCGCGCCAGTCCTTCGGGGCAGTTGCGCCGAAGCTCGCGGAACTGAGCGATGAAATCCTGTTCGGCGATATCTGGGAGCGCCCGCAACTGTCGAGGAGAGATCGCAGTCTCGTGACCTGTGCCGCGCTTGTCGCGCAAGGCAAGACGGAACAGATGAGTTTTCACTTTCCGCGCGCCATCGAGAACGGTGTCACGCACGCTGAACTCGTCGAGCTTGTCACCCATCTCGCGTTTTATGCGGGCTGGCCCAATGCAATGTCGGCCGTGACGAAGCTCAACGAGTTGTTCCCGGCCCCGAACATCTAA
- a CDS encoding LysR family transcriptional regulator — MLRENVSDLLAFIAVAREGSFTRAAATLGVSQSALSHALRALEARMGVRLLSRTTRSVAPTAAGERLMHAIAPRFDEIESELAAIIETREKPAGTIRITTTDYAADTVLWPRLAKVLPNYPDIKVEMVVDYGLSDIVADRYDIGVRWGDQVAKDMIAVRVGPRARLAIVGSPAYLAKHPAPVRPKDLLNHNCIKLRLPTRGGLYAWELKKGKREIQVRVDGQLTFNGVYQMLNAAIDGAGLAFVPEDLAEPHVSAGRLRWVLEDWFPTFSGLHIFYPSRREYSRALSVVVDAIRNGG, encoded by the coding sequence ATGCTGCGCGAAAATGTCTCCGACCTTTTGGCTTTCATCGCCGTTGCGCGCGAAGGAAGCTTCACGCGTGCGGCCGCCACACTCGGGGTCTCGCAAAGCGCGCTCAGTCATGCGTTGCGCGCATTGGAAGCGCGCATGGGAGTACGGCTACTCAGTCGGACGACTCGCAGTGTTGCGCCGACCGCGGCTGGGGAACGACTGATGCATGCCATTGCACCTCGCTTCGACGAAATCGAGAGCGAACTTGCCGCGATTATCGAAACCCGGGAAAAGCCGGCCGGCACAATCCGCATCACAACCACCGATTACGCAGCCGATACCGTGCTGTGGCCGCGCCTGGCGAAAGTCCTCCCAAACTATCCAGACATTAAGGTCGAAATGGTGGTGGACTACGGCCTGTCGGACATCGTCGCTGACCGATACGATATTGGAGTGCGTTGGGGCGACCAGGTAGCCAAGGACATGATTGCGGTTCGCGTTGGACCCCGCGCTCGACTGGCTATAGTCGGCTCCCCTGCGTACCTGGCGAAGCATCCCGCGCCGGTTCGGCCAAAAGATCTGCTCAATCACAATTGCATCAAGTTGCGCTTGCCCACGCGAGGTGGTTTGTACGCCTGGGAGCTAAAGAAGGGGAAGCGGGAGATACAGGTCCGCGTCGACGGGCAGCTCACATTCAATGGGGTCTATCAAATGTTGAATGCGGCCATCGATGGTGCAGGATTAGCCTTCGTGCCGGAAGATCTCGCGGAGCCGCATGTGTCTGCCGGACGGCTGCGATGGGTGCTGGAAGACTGGTTCCCGACGTTTTCCGGGTTACACATCTTCTATCCCAGCCGCCGTGAATATTCCCGCGCGTTGTCGGTGGTCGTGGATGCCATACGAAATGGTGGATGA
- a CDS encoding phospholipase D-like domain-containing protein — protein MTTTRSLALILACVFAFSRHGHAQCVDMVATLDDGQLMQSRIALIDRATPAEQIRILAYIFEIDQTGGLLLRHLVDAARRGVPVKLLIDGIGPEPHYPFEDELIVALHEVAPGVELRIFHPRSDVVELSHRMHDKLFLVGDTAVIGSTSIWDESFRNWLSERDLMVSGDARQDASSLHAMYQHFALFWNSPQVVRPEPEKFLQVASPYRVSQGHATLDPVRIRYWRERLQAPLDGAARATDLAATDTPAASDTPNDPAWTPIACERLRYVHDWPDKRSPGTLQDMLDAFDTAQHEILIINPYLILVPELREALERKRREGVHVILVSASLASITQEFPAVGRAYANDLPGLVNAGIEVREYADRENRMMHAKLVLIDGHRYYLGSFNFDSLSARLNTENGLWIDIPEDGLDPLQDSVAYFLRNSSSVSDANGRLLADPDARCRAVGCGGAWRWVTVLIRGFL, from the coding sequence ATGACCACAACGAGAAGCCTGGCGCTCATTCTGGCATGCGTGTTTGCCTTTTCTCGGCACGGCCACGCGCAATGTGTCGACATGGTCGCCACTCTTGACGACGGTCAGTTGATGCAGTCGCGGATTGCGCTGATCGACCGTGCCACGCCTGCCGAGCAGATCCGCATCCTCGCCTACATCTTCGAAATCGATCAGACCGGCGGCCTGCTGTTGCGTCATCTGGTCGACGCCGCGCGCCGAGGCGTGCCGGTCAAGCTGCTGATCGACGGCATCGGACCCGAGCCGCACTATCCGTTCGAGGACGAACTTATCGTCGCGCTGCACGAGGTGGCTCCCGGCGTCGAACTCCGAATCTTCCATCCGCGATCAGATGTCGTCGAGCTTTCGCATCGCATGCACGACAAGCTGTTCCTGGTTGGCGACACGGCGGTGATCGGCAGTACCTCGATCTGGGATGAGAGCTTCCGCAACTGGCTCAGCGAGCGCGATCTGATGGTGTCGGGCGACGCCCGCCAGGATGCTTCCTCCCTGCACGCCATGTACCAGCATTTCGCCTTGTTCTGGAATAGCCCGCAAGTGGTTCGCCCCGAGCCGGAAAAATTCCTCCAGGTCGCAAGTCCTTATCGCGTCTCGCAGGGTCATGCGACGCTCGACCCGGTGCGCATCCGTTATTGGCGCGAACGGCTGCAGGCTCCGCTCGATGGTGCAGCCCGGGCGACGGACCTGGCCGCTACCGATACACCGGCTGCCTCCGATACGCCCAATGATCCCGCCTGGACACCGATCGCCTGCGAGCGCCTGCGCTATGTCCACGACTGGCCCGACAAGCGCTCGCCTGGCACGTTGCAGGACATGCTAGACGCGTTCGATACGGCGCAGCACGAGATCCTGATCATCAACCCCTACCTGATCCTGGTGCCGGAACTGCGCGAGGCGCTTGAGCGCAAGCGGCGCGAAGGTGTTCACGTGATCCTGGTGAGCGCCTCGCTGGCGAGCATCACGCAGGAATTCCCCGCGGTCGGGCGCGCCTACGCCAACGATCTGCCCGGCCTGGTGAATGCCGGGATCGAGGTGCGCGAATATGCCGACCGGGAGAACCGCATGATGCACGCCAAGCTGGTCCTCATCGACGGCCATCGATACTATCTCGGCAGTTTCAATTTCGACTCGCTGTCGGCCCGCTTGAATACCGAAAACGGCCTGTGGATAGATATCCCTGAGGACGGGCTCGATCCGTTGCAAGACAGTGTGGCGTACTTCCTGCGCAACTCGAGTTCGGTGAGCGACGCTAATGGCCGTCTTTTGGCGGATCCCGATGCGCGCTGCCGGGCCGTTGGGTGCGGGGGGGCGTGGCGGTGGGTGACGGTGCTGATCAGGGGGTTTCTCTGA
- a CDS encoding TetR/AcrR family transcriptional regulator encodes MATRRLSKADRRRQLLDMALVVIREEGADRLTLGYLATRAGVSKPIPYEHFGTRSGLLIELYKSLDKEQVDALREALGSVQQSLKETADVLASAYIHCSADTSGEWHAVGAALTGSGEMGAVYQELIDGYVQLFVSALRPHSGLTPDALQQRCVGLVGAGEALSVMMIGGHCSEKDAAEALSSLIQGGLLDIFGRQVSE; translated from the coding sequence ATGGCTACTCGTCGGCTTTCGAAGGCGGATCGACGGCGCCAGTTGCTCGATATGGCACTGGTTGTCATTCGCGAGGAAGGGGCTGACCGGCTGACTCTGGGATACCTCGCCACTCGTGCCGGAGTCTCCAAGCCCATCCCGTACGAACATTTCGGCACGCGATCAGGGCTGCTGATTGAGCTTTACAAGTCTCTCGACAAGGAACAGGTAGATGCTCTGCGCGAGGCCTTGGGAAGCGTCCAGCAAAGCTTGAAGGAAACCGCTGATGTTCTGGCGAGCGCCTATATTCACTGTTCTGCGGACACAAGTGGCGAATGGCACGCGGTGGGGGCGGCGTTGACTGGCAGCGGAGAAATGGGTGCGGTGTACCAGGAACTAATAGACGGGTATGTCCAACTGTTCGTATCCGCGTTACGGCCGCATAGCGGGCTGACGCCCGATGCGCTTCAACAGCGCTGTGTTGGTCTAGTCGGAGCAGGGGAAGCGCTCTCGGTTATGATGATCGGCGGTCATTGCAGCGAGAAGGACGCTGCTGAAGCGCTTTCGTCGCTGATCCAGGGTGGGCTTCTGGACATATTCGGACGTCAGGTCAGTGAGTGA
- a CDS encoding saccharopine dehydrogenase: MTLAPILLAGGSGIVGRCTAQYLRAAYPDLPLLIGGRNLGKAKEVAAEIGNAEGVVLDLAVDNLSLGGRAVSAIAVFVKDDAIACLRFAQTRGVPHISISSGASEIGPEVAAYIQKPNASPVVLGAEWLVGAVTVPTLEFVKEFSHVDDITIGALLDEQDTGGPASAIDLHRLGEIMPAALTRRNGAFFWRLGEEAKAQFRAIDGTRMEAVAFSPYDIMGLAVATDAPNVQFNLATGVSSTRRSGKPMSTEIVIELSGKDRAGHPLRTRHAVLHPQGQMPLTALGVAMLLEGLVGPGDKPVVPPGLYLPYQLLDPATYLARLKEIGGAVMTLDVL, encoded by the coding sequence ATGACACTAGCTCCGATTCTCCTTGCCGGCGGTTCCGGAATTGTTGGCCGCTGCACAGCTCAATATCTTCGTGCTGCCTATCCAGATCTGCCTCTGCTGATCGGCGGTCGCAACCTGGGTAAGGCCAAAGAGGTCGCCGCCGAAATTGGAAACGCCGAAGGCGTCGTGCTCGATCTGGCTGTCGATAACCTGAGTCTCGGTGGACGTGCGGTGAGCGCCATCGCGGTCTTCGTGAAAGATGACGCCATCGCGTGCCTCCGGTTCGCCCAGACGCGTGGCGTACCGCATATCAGTATTTCATCGGGCGCGTCCGAAATCGGCCCTGAAGTAGCCGCCTATATTCAAAAGCCGAATGCTTCACCGGTGGTTCTCGGCGCCGAATGGCTTGTTGGTGCCGTAACGGTGCCCACGCTAGAGTTCGTCAAGGAATTCAGCCACGTGGACGACATCACCATCGGTGCGTTGTTAGACGAACAGGATACGGGTGGTCCCGCGTCGGCCATCGACCTGCATCGCCTCGGTGAAATCATGCCCGCCGCACTCACCCGGCGCAACGGCGCCTTCTTCTGGCGCCTCGGCGAAGAAGCCAAAGCTCAGTTTCGCGCCATCGACGGCACCAGGATGGAGGCTGTCGCTTTCTCACCGTATGACATCATGGGTTTGGCTGTCGCAACGGACGCCCCGAATGTGCAGTTCAACCTCGCCACTGGCGTGAGTTCGACGCGACGCAGTGGAAAACCCATGTCGACCGAGATCGTCATCGAACTCAGCGGGAAAGATCGGGCGGGCCATCCACTTCGCACCCGCCATGCCGTTCTCCATCCGCAAGGACAGATGCCGCTAACTGCTCTGGGCGTTGCCATGCTTCTGGAAGGGCTCGTTGGGCCCGGTGACAAACCGGTAGTCCCCCCCGGCCTCTACCTCCCCTATCAGTTGCTTGATCCCGCAACCTATCTTGCCCGTCTGAAGGAAATCGGCGGAGCGGTTATGACACTGGATGTTCTCTAA
- a CDS encoding glycosyl hydrolase translates to MSGITLQGGYGVTPYDTGTSPSGGINVQQIEQIIQELLAMLQSAMPGQNNDDFSSPPVGGASGANAPSFPQAFANAPPPPPPTNTIPQSSSVNPPGGASGAVAPSGATSPSNNAGSAPQVPANYAFLSSGKEGLGISPTSANGNGSNMGDSSWYSNWGMQSTGDAKGQFIPTVFNTNDASNEGQLESAFKSSGSPLAFTFNEPDNAGQANISVGDAVKSWSNIATAANNTGTQLASPSVTNSTNPGEGLDWLKQFMNSDTTVNGQTKKVGDTVSAINLHWYGSTGNPNDPGQVGQAVNNLKSYLEQAHSEFPDKPIVLSEFGLNPNGNSAASSPEFLKQAEQMLNSLPYVEMYAPYGLGTPGGNASASSAT, encoded by the coding sequence TTGCTCGCCATGCTGCAGAGCGCGATGCCTGGCCAGAACAACGACGATTTTTCGTCGCCGCCGGTCGGTGGAGCATCGGGAGCCAACGCACCGAGTTTTCCTCAGGCCTTCGCCAATGCGCCGCCGCCTCCTCCTCCGACCAATACGATCCCGCAGAGCTCTTCGGTCAATCCACCGGGCGGCGCATCGGGTGCGGTCGCACCCTCCGGCGCAACGAGCCCGTCGAACAACGCAGGCAGCGCTCCACAGGTGCCCGCGAACTATGCCTTTCTGAGCAGTGGCAAGGAGGGCCTGGGTATTTCGCCGACCTCGGCCAACGGAAATGGCTCGAATATGGGAGATTCAAGCTGGTATTCGAACTGGGGCATGCAATCGACGGGCGATGCCAAAGGGCAATTCATTCCAACGGTTTTCAATACCAATGACGCATCGAACGAAGGCCAGCTGGAAAGCGCGTTCAAGTCTTCCGGCTCTCCGCTCGCGTTCACCTTCAATGAGCCCGACAATGCCGGCCAGGCCAATATTTCGGTAGGCGACGCGGTCAAGAGCTGGTCGAACATTGCGACGGCCGCGAACAATACGGGAACGCAGCTGGCATCGCCGTCCGTTACCAACAGCACTAATCCTGGAGAGGGCCTGGACTGGCTGAAGCAGTTCATGAACTCGGACACCACGGTTAATGGGCAAACCAAGAAGGTGGGCGACACGGTTAGCGCGATCAATCTGCATTGGTATGGGAGTACCGGGAATCCCAATGATCCGGGCCAGGTCGGCCAGGCCGTGAACAATTTGAAGAGCTATCTTGAGCAAGCGCATAGCGAGTTCCCTGACAAGCCCATTGTCCTGTCGGAATTCGGCCTGAACCCGAACGGCAACAGTGCGGCGTCTAGCCCTGAATTTCTGAAGCAGGCGGAGCAAATGCTGAATTCACTGCCGTATGTGGAAATGTATGCGCCTTATGGGCTTGGCACGCCGGGTGGCAACGCCAGCGCGTCCAGCGCGACATAA